In one window of Fulvia fulva chromosome 5, complete sequence DNA:
- a CDS encoding Transcription factor spt8 — protein MILCNMAAFDDDNDPATGSQDEDENEDEEMEDVNEANHEDDQDMDAGGDDDDEDEGDDDNDDDNEDEDDEDKNEPESPSQRASQHTATRGAADEEGAKQSVVVASNSPRTSSGRSPGSSGVSWIPPTRSLALTAQAYDIVPTMAAPQGTSINAITATPDMHYVFSGGTDGYVRMYNWVDTANGKVPLTVAQKHPFVDSVMKAGSLITYWENEESNYLKTPPSQPDEGKWTSPVYSLAVQHQALWLLSGLESGGINIQTCRHQAGTRITTLKEHTSAVSVLQLSRDETSVLSGSWDKNIHDWDLNSGKVKRSFKMSGSQIGAIEVRPTSDLAVPEVTETQPDLPSDTFSSNNADKPTQNGSMSLNQSRRQSGKGDEDAPGSPEGSLFGEGDHGSLFGEDPAGGAGGGNSFGDDDDDLTKALEDEMQGSEKGAASDMDTALMNASNGDAAIPACASEDIIPELAEAAWQPEQRNEEGASGSTDLHANGIVTNGLPHSDEPLTAPPTNEDQQYSVADLPTQSESTFLDAAIDGTLRIWDRRVQQPVAAIQPVGSTPPWATGACWSPDGNFFYVGRRNCTVDEYSIHHLGSKRSEANRNFKFQQGSGPVYAVRAMPNKKHLVCASQDILRIYDLAQAESRHKTVPFTIVPGHRGGVISAIHIDPTCRFMLSAAGNRGWEGNGTEVLLGYEIGVQDDKGVWHK, from the exons ATGATTCTCTGTAATATGGCAGCCTTCGACGATGACAACGATCCCGCGACCGGATCCCAGGACGAAGATGAGAACGAGGATGAGGAAATGGAGGATGTGAACGAGGCCAACCATGAAGATGATCAGGACATGGATGCAGGCGGCGATGATGACGACGAGGACGAGGGCGATGATGATAATGATGATGACAACGAGGATGAGGACGATGAGGACAAGAATGAACCAGAATCTCCATCACAACGTGCAAGTCAGCACACTGCTACACGTGGCGCAGCTGACGAGGAAGGCGCGAAGCAGTCAGTTGTTGTGGCCTCCAACTCTCCTCGAACATCAAGTGGACGATCTCCAGGCAGCTCTGGCGTGAGCTGGATACCTCCAACACGGTCGTTGGCTCTGACTGCCCAGGCTTACGATATCGTGCCGACTATGGCCGCTCCCCAGGGCACTTCAATCAATGCCATAACTGCAACGCCGGACATGCACTATGTATTCTCTGGAGGGACGGATGGCTATGTGCGGATGTATAACTGGGTGGATACTGCGAACGGGAAGGTGCCGTTGACGGTGGCTCAGAAGCATCCCTTTGTGGACAGCGTCATGAAGGCTGGATCGCTCATCACGTACTGGGAGAATGAAGAGTCCAATTACTTAAAGACTCCGCCTTCACAACCAGATGAAGGAAAGTGGACCAGCCCTGTCTACTCACTAGCTGTGCAACACCAAGCTCTCTGGCTGCTTTCTGGTCTGGAATCAGGAGGTATCAACATACAGACCTGTCGCCATCAAGCTGGTACCCGAATCACCACCCTCAAAGAACACACGAGCGCCGTGTCAGTCTTACAATTGTCGCGGGACGAGACAAGTGTACTCTCCGGAAGTTGGGACAAGAACATTCACGATTGGGACCTCAACAGCGGCAAAGTAAAGCGGTCCTTCAAGATGTCCGGCAGCCAGATTGGTGCTATCGAGGTACGACCGACTAGTGATCTCGCCGTTCCCGAAGTCACTGAGACGCAGCCGGATCTACCTAGCGATACCTTCTCCAGCAACAACGCAGATAAGCCCACCCAGAATGGCTCGATGTCGTTGAACCAAAGCAGACGGCAGTCAGGCAAAGGCGACGAAGATGCCCCTGGCTCCCCAGAAGGTAGTCTTTTTGGGGAAGGAGACCATGGATCTCTCTTCGGCGAAGACCCCGCAGGTGGTGCTGGTGGTGGTAACTCCTTCGGCGATGACGATGATGACCTAACGAAAGCCCTCGAGGATGAGATGCAAGGTAGTGAGAAGGGTGCGGCCAGCGATATGGACACGGCGTTGATGAATGCCAGCAATGGAGATGCTGCGATACCTGCATGTGCCTCAGAAGATATCATACCAGAGCTGGCCGAAGCAGCTTGGCAGCCCGAGCAGAGGAATGAAGAGGGTGCATCTGGCAGTACAGACTTGCACGCCAACGGCATAGTCACAAACGGGCTGCCTCACTCAGATGAACCGTTGACTGCGCCACCGACCAATGAGGATCAGCAATATTCCGTCGCCGACCTTCCTACTCAGTCCGAGTCGACCTTTCTCGACGCGGCCATTGATGGCACACTTCGCATCTGGGACCGTAGAGTACAGCAGCCAGTCGCAGCAATACAGCCTGTCGGTAGCACGCCACCATGGGCGACAGGCGCTTGTTGGAGTCCTGATGGGAACTTCTTCTATGTTGGCCGTCGCAACTGCACTGTGGACGAGTACTCCATTCACCACTTGGGATCGAAACGTTCTGAAGCGAACCGTAACTTCAAGTTCCAGCAAGGAAGTGGACCGGTGTATGCTGTTCGTGCTATGCCGAACAAAAAGCATCTTGTATG TGCTTCGCAAGACATCCTCCGCATTTACGATCTTGCCCAGGCGGAGTCGAGGCATAAGACGGTGCCCTTCACGATCGTGCCTGGACATCGCGGCGGAGTCATAAGTGCTATACACATCGATCCAACGTGTCGCTTCATGCTTTCTGCTGCCGGCAATAGAGGGTGGGAAGGGAATGGCACCGAG GTGCTTCTCGGTTACGAGATCGGCGTTCAAGATGACAAAGGTGTTTGGCATAAATGA
- a CDS encoding Helicase required for RNAi-mediated heterochromatin assembly 1, with protein sequence MFATRPRCAACIMYPAKAHMKLSGPLPIFQTTAFGASINCISEKVWSCRVRVMNEHLLERFGRSKKGTRHETQRVEVWLQPAKLNSRIRDYFAGEAADGRKWLSRPEIPSSDELMDTDTNSSASSDIVEIAANRPTGAFEDKQKYLETQYELLREDATRPLREAVFQLRAKPNAIEDDFQGQIGIYDKVHIYGTVLSTRGLAMRVTFSLIRCGKKIIWEQSKRLISGSLVVLTPADDMFQSKAIVATVAARPLTGLQQNPPEIDLFFARDEDLEIDPMKEFVMIEERSGFYEADRHTLVALQHMMKEHFPLSQHLVDVESQVRAPRYVQEHPKTNLTAALTNNKHETYENVDILKRWPAQPHSDLDASQLEALRTILTKQLAIVQGPPGTGKTHVSVQAIKIMLQNRHDDDPPIIIACQTNHAVDQILRHIAHFEPEFIRLGGRSKDREVIKKRTLYEVRMLTSENPPSGCMFGMAKKKMQDMQKEFGIILSPLKPEKKPLDHRILENFKVLSKAQADSLESGASQWVQEKKSNVNEAARSPFLIWLGDKLISVPPRQEPEEYGFDYEEADLEFEQLKELEAENAAKDDEEMEALKGISLPLADNYTCRKIPGMSAKAKELLKQQDMWKIPEASRGAVYRYLQSEVKHQIAMAFRDKAKQYNEQAGKRRIGNWEKDEPHLKKAKVIGMTTTGFSKYRPLLAALQPKVVLIEEAAETLEAPVAVTCIPSLQHLILVGDHQQLRPHTHVKSHEDKPYYLNISLFERMVNNNIQYNVLIKQRRMIPEIRRLLYPIYKNRIKDHASVKDPEHRPNVPGMGGVNSFFFTHQWREQRDDQMSCLNPEEAVMIVGLVEHLAYNGMEIEDITVLTFYNGQRKRILSKLRNSQTINAFGPHKFNVVTVDSYQGEENKVVILSLVRSNEKNAIGFLNIDNRVCVALSRAQCGFYIFGNGMLLHNNSKTWKTVTQIMSGKPLKKEQLDKDIPDYVPQRLGTEFPIRCSNHDQLFEVRDANDWDEINGGCELKCEGKLPCGHLCTLKCHPFSHEQANCTQCHSRVQTAEQPSTGSVTNGISGLSLHSRAESDSSQSKSTESWQSYATQESTRVEKLRADYIPRAHRSDESGADPVVAATAEYNRRKLIRGLDGEGSSSTGGTIRPGEADGKRKKYREIFARS encoded by the exons ATGTTTGCAACACGACCAAGATGCGCAGCATGTATCATGTATCCTGCCAAAGCACACATGAAGCTCTCTGGACCCCTCCCCATCTTCCAGACCACTGCATTCGGCGCCAGTATAAATTGTATCTCGGAGAAGGTGTGGAGTTGTCGCGTG CGCGTCATGAACGAGCACCTTCTGGAGCGGTTTGGCCGCTCCAAGAAGGGCACGCGCCACGAGACTCAGAGGGTCGAAGTGTGGCTGCAGCCCGCGAAACTCAACTCTCGCATTCGAGATTACTTCGCAGGTGAAGCTGCTGATGGCCGGAAGTGGCTCTCACGGCCAGAGATCCCAAGCTCAGATGAGTTAATGGATACAGACACAAACTCATCGGCCTCATCAGACATCGTAGAGATTGCAGCCAACAGACCCACGGGCGCCTTCGAGGATAAACAAAAGTACCTCGAGACTCAGTACGAGCTTCTTCGTGAGGATGCAACCCGACCTCTCCGCGAGGCAGTGTTTCAACTGAGGGCGAAGCCGAACGCCATCGAAGATGACTTCCAGGGCCAGATCGGTATATACGACAAG GTCCACATCTACGGCACAGTGCTGTCGACTCGAGGCCTTGCGATGAGGGTCACATTCAGCCTCATTCGCTGTGGGAAGAAGATCATATGGGAGCAGAGCAAGCGCTTGATCTCCGGAAGTCTGGTCGTTCTTACACCAGCGGACGACATGTTCCAATCGAAAGCCATTGTTGCCACCGTTGCAGCTCGACCATTGACAGGGCTTCAGCAGAACCCACCAGAAATTGACTTGTTCTTCGCACGCGATGAAGACTTGGAGATCGACCCGATGAAAGAGTTTGTGATGATTGAAGAGAGGAGCGGTTTCTATGAGGCCGATCGACACACCTTGGTGGCACTCCAGCACATGATGAAAGAG CATTTCCCTCTCTCTCAACATCTGGTCGATGTCGAATCTCAAGTCAGGGCTCCACGCTACGTTCAGGAGCACCCGAAGACAAATCTCACTGCCGCACTCACGAACAACAAGCACGAGACATACGAGAATGTTGACATCCTGAAGCGCTGGCCAGCTCAGCCACACAGCGACCTCGACGCCTCCCAACTCGAGGCCTTGCGGACGATCCTCACCAAGCAGCTCGCCATTGTTCAAGGTCCACCCGGTACCGGCAAGACCCATGTATCCGTGCAAGCGATCAAAATCATGCTACAAAACCGTCATGACGACGATCCCCCCATCATCATCGCTTGCCAGACGAACCATGCTGTCGATCAGATCCTTCGCCATATCGCTCACTTCGAGCCAGAGTTCATACGTCTTGGTGGCCGAAGCAAAGACCGCGAGGTCATCAAGAAGCGGACACTCTACGAAGTCCGGATGCTTACCTCTGAGAACCCACCATCGGGCTGCATGTTCGGTATGGCGAAGAAGAAGATGCAAGATATGCAAAAGGAGTTCGGGATCATTCTGTCACCTCTGAAGCCGGAGAAGAAGCCTCTGGACCATCGTATCCTGGAGAATTTCAAGGTCTTGAGCAAAGCCCAGGCGGATTCTCTGGAGTCAGGTGCCTCGCAATGGGTGCAAGAGAAGAAGTCAAATGTAAATGAAGCTGCTCGCTCACCATTTCTGATATGGCTCGGAGACAAGCTCATTTCCGTACCACCGAGACAGGAGCCAGAGGAGTATGGCTTCGACTACGAAGAGGCTGATCTGGAATTCGAGCAACTCAAGGAGCTCGAGGCTGAGAACGCAGCCAAGGATGATGAAGAGATGGAGGCCCTCAAAGGCATATCGCTGCCGCTGGCCGACAACTACACTTGCCGCAAGATTCCGGGTATGAGCGCCAAAGCAAAGGAGCTGCTCAAGCAGCAAGACATGTGGAAGATACCAGAAGCCAGTCGAGGCGCCGTCTATCGCTATCTCCAATCTGAAGTCAAGCATCAGATCGCCATGGCATTTCGCGACAAGGCAAAGCAGTACAACGAGCAGGCGGGCAAGCGGCGAATAGGCAATTGGGAGAAGGATGAGCCCCACCTCAAGAAGGCCAAGGTCATTGGCATGACAACTACCGGATTCTCAAAGTACCGTCCGCTGCTTGCCGCGCTGCAGCCAAAGGTGGTCTTGATCGAAGAAGCTGCCGAGACGTTGGAGGCTCCGGTTGCTGTCACCTGCATACCATCACTTCAGCACCTGATCCTCGTCGGCGACCACCAGCAGTTGCGCCCTCATACGCACGTCAAGTCTCACGAGGATAAGCCTTACTACCTGAACATCTCTTTGTTCGAGCGTATGGTCAACAATAACATCCAGTACAACGTCCTCATCAAGCAGCGACGCATGATACCAGAGATACGTCGTCTTCTGTATCCGATCTACAAGAACAGGATCAAGGATCATGCTTCGGTCAAGGACCCGGAACATCGCCCTAACGTACCAGGCATGGGTGGCGTCAACTCTTTCTTCTTTACCCACCAGTGGAGGGAGCAGCGTGATGATCAAATGAGCTGCCTCAACCCCGAGGAGGCCGTCATGATCGTCGGCTTGGTCGAGCACCTGGCATACAACGGTATGGAAATCGAAGACATTACCGTCTTGACCTTCTACAACGGTCAGCGAAAGCGCATCCTGTCCAAACTTCGCAACAGCCAAACAATTAATGCTTTCGGTCCCCATAAGTTCAACGTGGTCACAGTGGATAGCTACCAGGGTGAGGAGAACAAGGTCGTTATTCTCAGTCTTGTCAGATCCAACGAAAAGAACGCGATCGGCTTTCTGAACATTGACAATCGCGTCTGCGTAGCGCTTTCTCGTGCGCAGTGCGGGTTTTACATCTTCGGCAATGGCATGCTCTTGCACAACAACAGCAAGACCTGGAAGACTGTCACCCAGATCATGTCGGGCAAGCCACTGAAAAAGGAGCAGCTTGACAAAGACATACCAGACTACGTGCCACAGCGCCTGGGCACAGAGTTCCCGATTCGGTGCTCCAACCATGATCAACTCTTCGAGGTGCGCGACGCGAATGATTGGGATGAGATCAATGGTGGATGCGAGCTGAAATGCGAAGGCAAGCTACCATGCGGACATCTGTGCACGCTGAAGTGTCACCCTTTCTCCCACGAGCAAGCCAACTGCACACAGTGTCATAGCCGGGTGCAAACCGCAGAGCAACCATCAACAGGGTCTGTGACCAACGGCATTAGTGGTCTTTCGCTGCACAGTAGAGCGGAGTCCGATTCATCCCAATCCAAATCGACCGAGTCTTGGCAATCGTATGCCACGCAGGAATCAACTCGTGTCGAGAAGTTGCGCGCAGACTACATTCCACGTGCTCATCGCTCGGATGAGTCTGGAGCAGATCCCGTCGTTGCTGCCACCGCAGAGTACAATCGTCGCAAGCTCATTCGCGGCCTCGATGGCGAAGGTTCCAGCAGCACTGGCGGAACTATCAGACCAGGCGAGGCTGACGGCAAGAGGAAGAAGTACAGGGAGATCTTTGCGAGGAGCTGA
- a CDS encoding Ecp9-9, producing the protein MKLVPLSCLLGLASFGLASFGLADYSKFCNYGTAGDGSCEQEGYHTFCCMDDKRGEYVHHMTVRQWPNSLNPEGTTSHCGNNWEGEIWCA; encoded by the exons ATGAAGCTCGTACCACTCAGCTGCCTGCTCGGCCTCGCGAGCTTTGGTCTCGCGAGCTTTGGTCTCGCGGATTACTCAAAATTCTGCAATTATGGCACAGCTGGCGATGGCAGTTGCGAACAGGAAGGCTACCACACATTCTGC TGTATGGATGACAAGAGAGGTGAATACGTGCACCACATGACCGTCCGGCAGTGGCCGAACTCGCTTAATCCAGAAGGGACGACGAGTCATTGTGGGAACAATTGGGAGGGTGAGATATGGTGTGCATAG
- a CDS encoding Ubiquinone biosynthesis O-methyltransferase, mitochondrial — protein sequence MASHQKLLSLPANLRRLAFDRILTGSARRPPAPFLRHATPRPYATYNTNASAADAGHSSVNQDEVSHFNILAEDWWNPQGSSRLLHLMNPLRHDFIRKCLNSHYETQSFQRGSMNFLDIGCGGGIFAESAARLPTAKSVTAIDPTPACIHVAKDHQRHDPLLLQPDRLTFKNIAIEQLPLPTTPSEGYDIVSVFEVIEHIQSPSAFLDKVLPHLKPGGWLIGSTIARTKTSWFTTKFIAEDVLRMVPRGTHDWHQYIQPHELREWARGRHELDVGVGGRGWQTMGVVYVPALGWKEVPGSEDWGNYFFGVRKLAEGEERW from the coding sequence ATGGCGTCCCATCAGAAGCTCCTCTCCTTACCAGCGAACCTCAGACGATTAGCATTCGACCGAATCCTCACCGGATCCGCCAGAAGGCCCCCAGCACCTTTCCTTCGACACGCTACGCCTCGACCATACGCGACTTACAATACCAATGCCAGCGCTGCCGACGCTGGACACAGCTCAGTCAATCAAGATGAGGTCTCACACTTCAACATACTGGCCGAAGACTGGTGGAATCCTCAGGGCTCGAGTCGGCTGCTGCATCTGATGAACCCACTTCGACACGATTTCATCCGGAAGTGCCTCAACAGCCACTATGAGACACAATCCTTTCAGCGAGGATCGATGAACTTTTTGGACATCGGCTGCGGAGGGGGAATTTTCGCAGAGTCAGCAGCGAGATTGCCGACTGCCAAGTCCGTCACTGCCATCGATCCAACACCCGCATGCATTCACGTCGCCAAAGACCACCAACGACACGATCCACTGCTGCTTCAGCCGGACCGCTTGACCTTCAAGAACATCGCTATCGAACAGCTCCCACTGCCAACCACGCCCAGTGAAGGCTACGACATCGTCTCCGTCTTCGAAGTCATCGAGCACATCCAGTCCCCTTCAGCATTCCTAGATAAAGTGCTGCCACATCTCAAGCCTGGTGGGTGGCTGATAGGCTCGACCATTGCACGGACGAAGACATCCTGGTTCACGACCAAGTTCATCGCGGAAGACGTGCTCAGGATGGTGCCCAGAGGCACTCACGATTGGCATCAATACATACAACCGCATGAGCTGCGAGAGTGGGCAAGAGGAAGACACGAGCTAGACGTCGGAGTTGGTGGACGAGGCTGGCAGACTATGGGCGTCGTATATGTGCCTGCACTGGGCTGGAAGGAAGTGCCTGGGAGTGAAGACTGGGGCAACTACTTCTTCGGCGTGAGGAAGCTGGCTGAAGGCGAAGAACGATGGTGA
- a CDS encoding Acid phosphatase PHO1, translating to MVRAALPLLALPALSLASSQQQPLYSEYSFNPLEHLAGIAPYFEPSDPPRDPNPPQGCEVTRAAYLVRHAAINANDFDYESYLEPFTDKLKNTTVDWSKIPDLSFLSKWSPPELKEQERVTRSGKLEASQLGVQMSFRYPKLNLPKRVWASTAERTVVSAAALIRGFEMEEDEIELVQIYEGKESGADSLTPYKSCPAYSSSRGSEQSQAYAKRYTAPILARLRAQAPAFNWTSDDVIGMQEWCGYDTVVRGSSPFCSLDLFSPDEWLQFEYTQDLMYHHNTGYGNPASGAIGFPWLNATANLLASNDSEDQDIYVSFTHRELPPTVLVAMGLFNNSAMTGANDVNATMPTTQVNYHRQWVSSYILPFLTNVAIEQMDCSTSYGYENATDHTYYRVLVNQSPQTLPGCFDGPSESCSAAAFAKFVQARGEEVGDFSSVCGVTYDNSTDIMAFYTNSTLKGETVGKK from the coding sequence ATGGTTCGCGCAGCTCTCCCTCTCCTGGCACTCCCAGCCTTGTCCCTGGCCTCAAGCCAGCAGCAGCCATTGTACTCGGAGTATTCCTTCAACCCACTCGAGCATCTAGCAGGCATCGCACCGTACTTCGAGCCTAGCGATCCACCGCGGGATCCGAATCCTCCCCAAGGCTGCGAAGTCACTCGCGCAGCATATCTCGTCCGCCATGCCGCCATCAACGCCAACGACTTCGACTACGAGTCGTACCTCGAGCCATTCACAGATAAGCTCAAGAACACGACGGTAGACTGGAGCAAgatccccgacctctcctttCTATCAAAATGGTCACCGCCAGAGCTCAAGGAACAGGAACGCGTGACACGAAGCGGCAAGCTGGAGGCATCGCAGCTCGGCGTGCAGATGAGCTTCAGGTATCCCAAGCTTAACCTTCCGAAAAGAGTGTGGGCAAGCACAGCAGAGCGCACAGTGGTCAGCGCCGCGGCTCTGATCCGCGGCTTTGAGATGGAAGAGGATGAGATCGAGCTTGTGCAGATTTACGAAGGCAAAGAATCAGGAGCCGACAGCTTGACACCATACAAGAGCTGCCCAGCGTACTCTTCGTCTCGCGGCTCTGAGCAGAGCCAAGCGTATGCCAAACGCTACACTGCCCCGATCCTCGCCCGCTTGCGTGCGCAGGCTCCTGCCTTCAACTGGACTTCCGACGATGTGATTGGCATGCAAGAGTGGTGCGGCTATGACACTGTCGTGCGCGGAAGTTCGCCATTCTGCTCACTGGACCTGTTCAGCCCGGACGAGTGGCTTCAGTTCGAGTATACACAGGACTTGATGTATCACCACAACACCGGCTACGGGAACCCTGCATCTGGTGCCATTGGCTTTCCATGGTTGAACGCAACTGCGAACTTGCTCGCATCGAACGACTCGGAAGACCAAGACATCTACGTATCCTTCACGCATCGCGAGCTACCACCAACAGTCCTCGTCGCTATGGGCCTGTTCAACAACTCTGCCATGACTGGCGCCAACGATGTGAACGCCACTATGCCCACTACCCAGGTCAACTACCACCGCCAATGGGTCAGCTCTTACATCTTGCCATTTTTGACAAACGTTGCCATCGAGCAAATGGACTGCTCGACATCATATGGATACGAGAATGCGACTGATCACACTTACTACCGCGTGCTGGTCAACCAGAGCCCACAGACTCTGCCTGGCTGCTTTGACGGACCGTCAGAAAGTTGTTCCGCTGCAGCTTTCGCAAAGTTCGTGCAAGCAAGGGGCGAAGAGGTTGGAGACTTCAGCTCTGTTTGCGGAGTCACGTATGATAACTCGACAGATATTATGGCTTTCTACACCAACAGTACCCTGAAAGGCGAGACTGTTGGGAAGAAGTAG
- a CDS encoding Alpha-ketoglutarate-dependent dioxygenase oryG produces the protein MASIAQTLEDASANIILNAKNGISNGNGHEPTRTPLKPTGILDNHEHFDLTPVIGREFPEANLVEWLQSPNADELLTELAYLISSRGVVYFRKQDNLTNNLQKQLIQRLGELSGKPSSSTLHIHPVLNSEGEIDETRDPDAQISTISSKLFKKVYSTPAATGRSSKKQSSDQWHSDIAFEPVPADYTSLRLTQLPKTGGDTLWASGYEIYDRISTPVQKFLETLTAHFARPDFTAAAVRGGFTIYSKARGSPENVGDSLSADHPVVRTNPVTGWKSVYPVGQHAQYIKDVTAEESDMFLGWFKTLLKDNHDLQCRFKWKNVNDIAIWDNHSTFHNATFDFEGLGDRAGNRAVGIGERPFFDPSSKSRREALEGSEIGTYFKV, from the exons ATGGCTTCTATCGCACAAACTCTGGAAGACGCTTCGGCGAACATCATCTTGAATGCCAAGAATGGTATCTCCAACGGCAACGGGCATGAGCCCACACGGACTCCTCTGAAGCCAACCGGCATCTTGGACAACCACGAGCACTTTGACCTGACACCTGTTATCGGTCGAGAATTTCCTGAGGCCAATTTGGTGGAATGGCTGCAGTCTCCCAACGCGGATGAGTTGCTGACGGAGCTGGCATATCTGA TCTCATCCCGCGGTGTAGTGTACTTTCGCAAGCAAGATAACCTCACCAACAACCTCCAGAAACAACTCATCCAACGACTGGGCGAGCTCTCCGGCAAGCCTTCATCATCCACCCTCCACATCCACCCAGTCCTAAACTCAGAAGGCGAGATCGACGAGACGCGCGACCCGGATGCACAGATTAGCACAATATCAAGCAAACTGTTCAAGAAGGTATACAGTACTCCGGCTGCGACTGGACGATCCTCCAAGAAGCAGAGCAGCGATCAATGGCACAGCGATATCGCGTTTGAACCCGTGCCGGCAGACTACACAAGCCTGCGGTTGACACAACTGCCAAAGACAGGCGGCGACACGCTCTGGGCCAGCGgctacgagatctacgatcGTATCTCTACTCCCGTCCAGAAGTTCTTGGAGACATTGACTGCCCACTTTGCTCGCCCTGACTTCACCGCGGCTGCTGTGCGTGGCGGATTCACCATCTACTCCAAGGCTAGAGGCTCTCCAGAGAATGTTGGTGATTCGCTCTCAGCGGATCATCCTGTGGTTCGCACCAATCCAGTCACGGGCTGGAAGAGCGTCTACCCGGTCGGACAGCACGCACAGTATATCAAGGATGTCACTGCCGAGGAGAGCGATATGTTCTTGGGATGGTTCAAAACACTTTTGAAGGATAACCACGACCTGCAATGCAGGTTCAAGTGGAAGAATGTGAACGACATCGCGATCTGGGATAACCATTCAACTTTCCACAATGCTACCTTTGACTTCGAGGG GTTGGGCGATCGAGCTGGCAACAGAGCTGTCGGTATTGGCGAGCGGCCTTTCTTCGACCCCAGTAGCAAGTCGAGACGGGAAGCCCTTGAAGGTTCTGAGATCGGAACTTACT